The nucleotide sequence AATAACGAACAGCAAAATGAACGAGACGATCAGCATCACCACCCCCAGCGCAGCCGCGCCGGCGTAGTCGTATTGCTCCAGCTTGGTAATGATCAAAAGCGGCGTGATCTCGGTGCGGTACGGCATGTTGCCGGATATGAATACCACCGAGCCGTACTCGCCGATCGCGCGCGCGAACGCCAGCGCAAAGCCGGTGAGCAACGCCGGCCACAACGCCGGCATGATGACACGGCGAAAAATCTGCCAGCGATGCGCGCCCAGACTGGCCGCGGCCTCCTCAAGCTCCTTTTCCAGATCCTGCAGCACCGGTTGTACCGTGCGCACCACGAACGGCAGGCCGATAAAGGTAAGCGCCACGATGACGCCCAGTTCGGTATAGGCGACCCGTATACCTAACGGTTCCAGCCATTGTCC is from Gammaproteobacteria bacterium and encodes:
- the cysT gene encoding sulfate ABC transporter permease subunit CysT: MGFTLMYMTLLVMIPLAALVLKAFELSLADFWVVATDQRSIASYRITFGASLVGAVINLVLGLLTAWVLVRYSFPGKRVVDAMVDLPFALPTAVAGITLTSLYAYNGWIGQWLEPLGIRVAYTELGVIVALTFIGLPFVVRTVQPVLQDLEKELEEAAASLGAHRWQIFRRVIMPALWPALLTGFALAFARAIGEYGSVVFISGNMPYRTEITPLLIITKLEQYDYAGAAALGVVMLIVSFILLFVINVLQLWSLKRGT